In Mastigocladopsis repens PCC 10914, a single window of DNA contains:
- a CDS encoding glycosyltransferase family protein, with protein sequence MLELENVKSRPHLLIVSNDVVDIKMAGPGMRYLELARVLSQDLDVTLAIPSETTLEVPNIKLVRYWDERPKSLQVLVENSDIALVSGYMVEKFPFLHQTQKRIVVDLYDPFILENLHYHLNKPLAAQESLNNRAVDITNSLARLGDFFICGSDRQRDLWIGVLASNGRINPRNFAKDTSLRSLIDVVGIGFLNREPRPNPTLRGIHPAFPEDARIVLWGGGIWDWLDPLTLVKAWTQVVAENPQARLVFLGTRHPNPQVPPHKMAEQTQVLAAEIGEKDRTIFFYEWIPYEQREALLCEADIGVTLHPPHIETRYSIRTRVLDYLWTRLPVLVSEGDVTSEWVKQYGVGKTVPPLDVEAVRVAIAQMLERPKSSWASAFDPLRESLSWSEVVEPLRRYCLQAEYAPDRQIRTLVTPTVVKRGKLARIVEIWRTEGSRELLQRIGKKFWR encoded by the coding sequence ATGCTTGAATTAGAAAATGTTAAATCTCGTCCACACTTACTCATTGTGAGTAATGATGTGGTAGATATTAAAATGGCTGGTCCTGGGATGCGTTACCTAGAATTAGCTCGCGTTCTTAGTCAGGATTTGGATGTCACCCTTGCTATTCCCTCTGAAACAACACTTGAAGTTCCAAATATCAAACTTGTGCGTTACTGGGATGAACGTCCAAAGAGTTTGCAAGTTTTGGTAGAAAACAGTGATATTGCCTTAGTGTCTGGTTACATGGTCGAAAAATTCCCCTTTTTACACCAGACACAGAAACGTATTGTCGTTGACCTTTACGATCCGTTTATTTTAGAGAATTTACACTACCACCTCAACAAGCCACTCGCCGCACAGGAAAGCTTGAACAACCGCGCTGTGGATATTACCAATAGCCTAGCTCGTTTAGGTGATTTTTTCATTTGTGGGAGCGATCGCCAGCGAGATTTGTGGATAGGTGTACTGGCTTCCAATGGACGCATCAATCCCCGCAATTTTGCCAAAGATACTAGCCTGCGTTCTTTGATTGATGTGGTTGGAATCGGCTTTCTTAACCGAGAACCACGTCCTAATCCCACCTTGCGTGGTATACATCCGGCATTTCCAGAAGATGCTCGTATTGTACTATGGGGCGGCGGCATTTGGGATTGGCTCGACCCTCTCACCCTAGTCAAAGCTTGGACTCAAGTTGTCGCTGAGAACCCGCAAGCACGACTGGTCTTTTTAGGAACACGTCATCCCAACCCTCAGGTTCCTCCTCATAAAATGGCGGAACAAACTCAAGTTCTTGCTGCTGAAATTGGCGAGAAAGACCGCACCATTTTCTTTTACGAATGGATACCATACGAACAAAGAGAAGCGCTGTTGTGTGAAGCTGATATCGGCGTCACTCTTCATCCCCCACACATAGAAACCCGTTATTCGATTCGGACACGAGTATTAGACTATCTTTGGACGCGTTTACCTGTACTGGTTAGTGAAGGAGATGTCACGAGTGAATGGGTAAAACAGTACGGTGTTGGTAAAACTGTACCACCTTTGGATGTAGAAGCAGTGCGAGTCGCGATCGCACAAATGTTAGAACGTCCCAAATCATCTTGGGCTTCAGCATTTGACCCGTTGCGAGAATCCTTGAGTTGGTCAGAAGTTGTTGAACCTCTGCGGCGCTATTGCTTGCAAGCAGAGTATGCACCTGATCGACAGATACGTACACTAGTAACACCGACCGTGGTAAAACGAGGTAAATTGGCGCGAATTGTAGAAATTTGGCGGACTGAAGGAAGCCGCGAACTTTTACAACGCATTGGGAAAAAGTTTTGGCGATGA
- a CDS encoding glycosyltransferase family 4 protein has protein sequence MKILHVTQGYTPAIGGTELLIQRVSEELVQQFDDEVTVFTTNCINGEGFFNPKLPRLQPGDEEINGVKVRRFPVNSRISQMVRFPQKVAYRLRLPFNEHLRTIAGGPIIPGLKKAIQEFPADVIAASSFPLLHMYAALNGARESGRPCVLHGGIHPQDDWAFQRSRIYSAIEQSTYYLANTKYEADYVIQRGASPERVVVVGVGVDPEPFEQISSTQAKQYLGFKEQPVVGFIGQLGGHKGVDTLVQAMPLVWQIFPDVQLLIAGAKTMFAQKVENIIHQLPEAYKNNVKLYYNFSNEEKPLLFNAIDVFAYPSGFESFGIAFLEAWAAGKPVIGCRAGAIPWVIDEGIDGLLVNYKNQEMLAEAIIKLLKNIHLAKILGNAGRQKVLSRYTWSKVAQNFREVYIEAILKG, from the coding sequence ATGAAGATTCTGCACGTTACCCAAGGTTATACCCCAGCAATTGGCGGTACAGAATTGCTCATTCAGCGCGTTTCTGAAGAGTTAGTTCAGCAATTTGACGATGAAGTCACTGTCTTTACCACCAATTGCATCAATGGTGAAGGTTTTTTCAATCCAAAACTACCGCGTTTGCAACCAGGTGACGAGGAAATTAATGGTGTCAAAGTGCGGCGGTTTCCAGTTAATAGCCGAATTAGCCAAATGGTACGATTTCCTCAAAAAGTTGCTTATCGTTTGCGTTTGCCATTCAACGAGCATCTTAGGACAATAGCTGGAGGACCGATCATTCCTGGGTTGAAAAAAGCTATCCAAGAATTTCCTGCTGATGTGATTGCTGCTTCATCTTTTCCGTTACTGCATATGTATGCGGCGCTAAACGGTGCTAGGGAATCTGGAAGACCTTGTGTTTTACATGGAGGGATACATCCGCAGGATGATTGGGCGTTTCAACGTTCGAGAATCTATAGTGCTATTGAGCAATCTACTTACTATTTAGCTAATACAAAATATGAGGCAGATTATGTTATCCAACGGGGAGCATCTCCTGAGCGTGTTGTTGTCGTTGGAGTTGGTGTAGATCCAGAACCCTTTGAACAAATTTCCTCAACTCAAGCTAAACAATATTTAGGTTTTAAAGAGCAACCAGTCGTCGGATTTATTGGACAGTTGGGGGGACACAAAGGAGTAGATACGCTTGTGCAAGCAATGCCCCTTGTTTGGCAAATTTTCCCTGATGTGCAGCTTTTGATTGCTGGAGCAAAGACAATGTTTGCCCAGAAAGTAGAAAACATTATCCATCAATTGCCAGAGGCATACAAAAATAACGTGAAGCTTTATTATAACTTTTCTAATGAAGAAAAACCTTTGTTATTTAATGCCATAGATGTGTTTGCTTATCCTTCTGGTTTTGAGTCTTTTGGAATCGCATTTCTAGAAGCTTGGGCAGCAGGGAAACCTGTTATAGGTTGCCGTGCAGGGGCAATACCTTGGGTTATAGATGAGGGAATAGATGGGCTGTTAGTAAACTATAAAAATCAGGAAATGTTAGCAGAGGCAATTATCAAATTATTGAAAAATATTCATTTAGCAAAAATTTTAGGTAATGCAGGTCGGCAGAAGGTTTTATCAAGATACACTTGGAGTAAAGTTGCTCAAAATTTTAGAGAAGTTTATATCGAAGCTATTTTGAAGGGATAA
- a CDS encoding DUF433 domain-containing protein, with translation MLGLDRITFDPRIMGGQACIRGMRIPVSLVVNLVANGKPIEEILEEYPDLEPEDIRQSLLYAAWLTQERVYPFQSVEKVK, from the coding sequence ATGTTAGGTTTGGACAGAATTACCTTTGACCCGCGCATCATGGGTGGACAAGCTTGCATTCGCGGAATGCGAATTCCTGTTTCGTTAGTGGTAAATTTGGTGGCAAATGGGAAACCAATAGAGGAGATTTTAGAAGAATACCCCGATTTAGAACCAGAGGACATTCGTCAATCTCTGCTTTATGCAGCATGGTTGACTCAAGAACGGGTGTATCCGTTTCAAAGTGTTGAAAAGGTCAAATGA
- a CDS encoding DUF5615 family PIN-like protein: MKFLADMGISLRTVAWLRDAGYDTVYLREEDLQRLPDDEILLKARTEGRIVLTVDLDFAQLLAVGGETLPSVILFRLGNENYETIHERLTKVLSQCRQDLETGAIVSVSNETFRVRRLPI; the protein is encoded by the coding sequence ATGAAGTTTTTAGCAGATATGGGAATTTCGCTACGCACAGTTGCTTGGTTGCGCGATGCTGGCTATGATACTGTGTATCTACGCGAAGAGGACTTGCAAAGGTTGCCTGATGACGAGATTTTGCTTAAAGCACGTACGGAGGGACGGATTGTGTTAACGGTGGATTTAGATTTTGCTCAACTGTTAGCCGTTGGAGGGGAAACATTGCCCAGTGTCATTTTGTTTAGATTAGGGAATGAAAATTACGAGACAATTCATGAACGTTTGACTAAGGTTTTAAGTCAATGTCGGCAAGATTTAGAAACAGGAGCAATTGTTTCTGTAAGTAATGAGACGTTTCGGGTACGGCGATTGCCGATTTAA
- a CDS encoding energy-coupling factor transporter transmembrane component T family protein — MDLLRSLPIGLYLEQPQTWLHKLDPRVKLVWLMSFLTTYIFANNLWRVLLVVLLILATLIARIPRRVWRQQMGWLLTLCFFVLVLLAISPDGLGINYQPRLPTNQQVLTEKSASTPSTPALPADNQKDYRYVLFDKGPVKVSRPSLDLAVSVSTMVFTLIYSTNLYLLTTAPEEITAAIESLMQPLRRLKIPVTEITLTLTLSLRFIPLVLEEIQNLIRSIMTRAINWKKLGLKGSVKVWMLVAERLLENLLLRAEQMANAMMVRGFTSPHEHRVQWHDLRLKRGDWLAIATLILFWGVRLAIGTEV; from the coding sequence ATGGATTTATTGCGATCGCTGCCAATTGGTCTTTACTTAGAACAACCTCAAACTTGGTTACACAAACTCGATCCGCGAGTCAAGTTGGTTTGGTTGATGAGCTTTCTGACAACCTACATTTTTGCCAACAACTTATGGCGCGTGCTGTTGGTAGTACTGTTAATTCTTGCTACCTTAATAGCACGAATTCCCCGGCGAGTTTGGCGGCAGCAAATGGGCTGGCTATTGACATTATGCTTCTTTGTCTTAGTGCTTTTAGCTATCAGTCCTGATGGACTGGGTATAAATTATCAACCGCGCCTACCAACTAACCAACAAGTCTTGACCGAAAAATCAGCTTCGACTCCTTCAACTCCAGCACTGCCAGCAGACAACCAAAAAGACTACAGATACGTGCTGTTTGATAAAGGTCCAGTCAAAGTGAGTCGCCCCTCGTTGGATTTGGCAGTGAGTGTCAGTACGATGGTGTTTACCTTAATTTACAGTACTAACCTGTATCTGCTAACAACTGCACCAGAAGAAATCACAGCTGCGATAGAAAGTTTAATGCAACCTCTGCGACGGCTGAAAATACCTGTGACTGAGATAACTTTGACTTTAACATTATCCTTGCGGTTTATTCCTCTAGTTTTGGAAGAAATCCAGAATTTAATTCGCTCTATAATGACAAGAGCTATTAATTGGAAAAAGCTGGGATTGAAAGGCTCCGTCAAAGTTTGGATGTTGGTAGCAGAACGGTTGTTGGAAAATTTGCTACTACGAGCAGAGCAAATGGCTAATGCAATGATGGTGCGAGGTTTTACGAGTCCTCATGAACATCGCGTGCAATGGCACGACTTACGGTTAAAAAGAGGTGATTGGCTGGCGATCGCAACTTTAATCTTATTCTGGGGAGTGCGGTTGGCAATTGGTACTGAAGTATAG
- the der gene encoding ribosome biogenesis GTPase Der codes for MGLPIVAIIGRPNVGKSTLVNRLAGEQSAIVHDEPGITRDRTYKPAYWSDREFLVVDTGGLVFNDDTEFLPLIRQQAMAALAEASAAIFLVDGQTGPTPSDEEVAEWLRQQPVPVLLTVNKCESPEQGLIQAAEFWELGLGEPYAISAIHGSGTGELLDELIKHLPAVEQVPETNEIKVAIVGRPNVGKSSLLNAFVGEERAIVSPISGTTRDAIDTVVERQGQTYRLIDTAGIRKKKNVEYGAEFFSINRAFKAIRRADVVLMVIDALDGVTEQDQKLAGRIIEEGRACIIVVNKWDAVEKDSHTIYDYEKHLQERFHFTEWAQTIFVSALSGQRVEKILELVNKAAESHKRRVSTAVINEVLEEALSRHSPPVSRGGRQGRIYYGTQVSTQPPTIALFVNDSKRFNDNYRRYIERQFRQHLGFQGTPIRILWRSKKSRDVESGNVNRATRV; via the coding sequence ATGGGTCTTCCTATTGTTGCTATTATTGGTCGCCCGAATGTGGGCAAATCTACTCTGGTCAACCGTCTTGCCGGGGAACAATCTGCTATTGTTCATGATGAACCAGGTATAACACGCGATCGCACTTATAAACCTGCATACTGGAGTGATCGCGAGTTTCTAGTAGTCGATACTGGTGGTTTGGTATTTAATGACGACACGGAATTTTTACCACTGATTCGTCAACAGGCAATGGCTGCACTAGCAGAAGCAAGTGCCGCGATTTTTCTGGTAGATGGTCAAACAGGACCAACACCATCTGATGAAGAAGTTGCCGAGTGGTTGCGACAACAACCTGTCCCTGTTCTGTTGACTGTCAATAAATGTGAATCCCCAGAACAAGGTTTAATTCAAGCTGCCGAATTTTGGGAATTGGGACTGGGTGAACCTTATGCCATCTCTGCTATTCATGGAAGCGGCACAGGAGAGTTACTCGACGAGTTAATTAAACACCTTCCAGCTGTAGAACAAGTCCCAGAAACCAATGAAATCAAAGTGGCAATTGTGGGACGCCCGAATGTGGGCAAATCCAGTTTATTGAATGCTTTTGTGGGAGAAGAAAGGGCGATCGTTAGCCCAATTTCTGGTACAACTCGCGATGCTATTGATACTGTCGTTGAACGACAGGGGCAAACTTATCGTTTAATTGATACAGCAGGAATTCGCAAAAAGAAGAACGTGGAATACGGTGCGGAATTCTTTAGCATTAACCGTGCCTTTAAAGCAATTCGTCGCGCCGATGTGGTTTTAATGGTTATAGATGCCCTTGATGGTGTCACCGAGCAAGACCAAAAATTAGCTGGGCGGATTATCGAAGAAGGTCGAGCTTGCATCATCGTGGTAAATAAGTGGGATGCTGTAGAAAAAGATTCCCACACGATTTACGACTACGAAAAACATCTGCAAGAACGGTTCCATTTTACGGAATGGGCACAAACCATTTTCGTCAGCGCTTTGAGTGGGCAACGCGTGGAAAAGATTTTGGAGTTGGTCAATAAGGCTGCTGAATCACACAAACGTCGTGTCAGTACAGCGGTCATCAACGAAGTCTTGGAAGAAGCGCTTAGTCGGCATTCGCCCCCAGTCTCTCGTGGTGGGCGTCAAGGCAGGATTTATTATGGTACGCAAGTCAGCACTCAACCGCCTACAATAGCATTGTTTGTCAATGATTCTAAACGCTTCAACGACAACTACCGTCGCTACATTGAGCGGCAATTTCGCCAACACTTGGGCTTTCAGGGAACCCCCATCCGTATACTATGGCGGAGTAAAAAATCCCGTGATGTCGAAAGTGGTAATGTCAATCGAGCTACCCGCGTGTAA
- a CDS encoding efflux RND transporter periplasmic adaptor subunit, translating into MNTHQRINPLSHLFWLLLILPLVGGCHNSPSSAEAQQPSAISVKLSTVETDTVDDSSEYIATLESRKSVTLQPRVEGQISRILVQPGKEVTAGTSIMEIDPARQRASVSGYAAAVASAKADIENAKATLRTYIAQQREKQANLLLSQQQYNRYSTLQTQGAVSKQTRDEYANSLDVAQASLAAKNAEIEAQKAAITRAEQALQQSQANIQEQQVQLQYFSIAAPFTGRVGDIPVKVGDFVNTSTRLVTITQNNQLEVNLSIPTEQAARIRLGTQIELTNPQGKPLGMSRVFFIAPNTSNNTQSVLVKALLNNAQARLRADQQVRARVIWARQSGVLIPTMAVSRVAGQNFVFVAEPKKGESGLVARQRLVKLGSIQANSYQVLEGLKPGERIAVTGLLQLSDGSAITPES; encoded by the coding sequence ATGAATACTCATCAGCGCATCAACCCACTCAGCCATCTGTTTTGGCTTCTGCTGATTCTACCCTTGGTAGGAGGTTGTCATAACAGCCCATCCTCAGCCGAGGCGCAACAGCCTTCTGCCATATCCGTCAAACTATCAACGGTTGAGACAGACACCGTTGATGATAGTTCAGAGTATATTGCCACCTTAGAATCTCGTAAGTCTGTGACCCTTCAGCCTCGTGTTGAAGGTCAAATCTCCCGCATCCTAGTACAACCTGGAAAAGAGGTGACAGCGGGAACCTCGATCATGGAAATTGACCCAGCAAGACAACGAGCATCAGTGAGTGGTTATGCAGCAGCAGTCGCGTCAGCTAAAGCAGACATAGAAAATGCCAAAGCAACCCTGAGAACATACATAGCGCAGCAACGAGAAAAACAGGCTAATCTGTTATTGAGTCAACAGCAGTACAACCGCTACTCAACACTTCAAACTCAAGGAGCAGTCAGCAAACAGACGCGAGATGAGTATGCCAACAGCTTGGATGTTGCACAAGCAAGTCTTGCGGCAAAAAATGCTGAGATTGAAGCCCAAAAGGCTGCAATTACCCGTGCGGAGCAAGCTCTGCAACAATCTCAAGCGAACATCCAAGAACAGCAGGTGCAGCTCCAGTACTTTAGCATTGCGGCTCCTTTTACTGGTCGGGTGGGCGATATTCCTGTAAAAGTCGGGGATTTTGTCAACACATCCACCCGACTTGTCACCATTACTCAAAATAATCAACTCGAAGTCAATCTCTCAATCCCCACTGAGCAAGCAGCGCGGATACGCCTTGGAACACAGATTGAATTAACCAATCCTCAAGGAAAGCCCCTAGGGATGAGCCGTGTCTTTTTCATTGCACCCAACACAAGCAACAATACACAATCGGTACTGGTTAAAGCACTCTTGAACAACGCCCAAGCGCGGCTCAGGGCAGACCAACAGGTCAGAGCCAGAGTGATTTGGGCAAGACAATCGGGTGTATTAATTCCCACCATGGCTGTGTCTCGTGTTGCCGGACAGAACTTCGTGTTTGTAGCAGAACCAAAAAAAGGAGAATCTGGACTCGTTGCCCGTCAACGTTTGGTCAAATTGGGCAGCATTCAAGCAAATAGCTATCAAGTGCTTGAGGGCTTGAAGCCAGGTGAAAGAATTGCGGTCACAGGTCTACTCCAATTATCAGATGGATCTGCAATTACGCCTGAGTCTTGA
- a CDS encoding efflux RND transporter permease subunit has protein sequence MLLVGAIALPTLPVEQYPDISPVQVVVSANYIGASAQVVEETVTTVLERQINGVKGMKYMSSNSSNDGTCNITVTFDQGYNQDIAAVDVQNRVSLAEPQLPDEVQRTGVSVTKQSSATIVGMGIFSEDGRYDSAFISNYADLYILDTLKRIKGVGNIRVKGS, from the coding sequence ATGCTGTTGGTCGGGGCGATCGCTCTTCCGACATTGCCAGTTGAGCAGTATCCAGACATCAGCCCCGTGCAAGTGGTAGTGAGTGCAAACTACATTGGGGCAAGTGCCCAAGTCGTAGAGGAAACCGTCACGACTGTCTTAGAACGGCAGATCAACGGGGTCAAAGGCATGAAGTATATGTCTTCCAACAGTAGCAACGACGGCACTTGTAACATCACTGTTACGTTTGACCAGGGATATAACCAAGATATTGCCGCCGTCGATGTGCAAAACCGCGTCTCGCTTGCCGAACCACAGTTACCGGACGAAGTGCAACGCACTGGCGTAAGTGTCACAAAGCAGTCTAGCGCCACAATTGTGGGGATGGGAATTTTCAGTGAAGATGGTCGCTATGACAGCGCGTTCATCAGTAACTACGCCGACCTCTACATTCTTGATACCCTCAAACGCATCAAAGGTGTGGGTAACATCCGCGTCAAAGGTTCCTGA
- a CDS encoding DUF3493 domain-containing protein: MTEPNSKNRIKSEQYARLKAEIAAPYRGLRQFIYIACGASGLIGVFIFFTQLLAGRDVDSALPNLALQIGVVALMGFLWRWEQRRQRRP, translated from the coding sequence CAAAAATCGTATTAAATCTGAACAATATGCCCGTCTCAAGGCAGAAATAGCAGCACCTTATCGCGGCTTACGACAGTTCATCTATATCGCCTGCGGCGCTTCTGGCTTGATTGGCGTATTCATCTTTTTTACTCAACTACTTGCGGGACGTGATGTTGACAGCGCTTTGCCTAACTTGGCACTTCAAATAGGAGTGGTTGCTTTGATGGGTTTTCTCTGGCGTTGGGAGCAGCGCAGACAACGACGCCCCTAG